One genomic segment of Clostridium estertheticum subsp. estertheticum includes these proteins:
- a CDS encoding ABC transporter ATP-binding protein: protein MGTIKLLNVSKRYGDTFALDNISLTIEENKIYGLLGRNGAGKTTLLNIINNRIFADKGVISIDGKTLSHDKNALGNTYFMTEQNLYPQAMKVKELFKWSKEFYPNFDMTYALELSKKFELNINKRIRELSTGYASICKIINTMASGAEILMFDEPVLGLDANHRELFYKELMEGYIEKPKTIILSTHIIEEVSHLLERIVIIKDWKIINDENVEELLTKCYSVSGLNKNIDEYIKDKNCLSVDKMASYKSAVIMGNNDGIEKEEIKKLGLEVSKVELQKLFIDLTNKGEIK, encoded by the coding sequence GTGGGTACAATAAAGCTTTTAAATGTAAGTAAAAGATATGGGGATACTTTTGCATTAGATAATATATCATTAACTATAGAAGAAAACAAAATATATGGATTACTCGGAAGAAATGGAGCTGGAAAGACAACTCTTTTAAATATTATAAATAACAGGATTTTTGCAGATAAGGGTGTTATTTCTATAGATGGTAAAACTTTATCACATGATAAAAATGCTTTAGGTAATACATATTTTATGACAGAACAAAATCTATATCCACAAGCTATGAAAGTAAAAGAGCTATTTAAGTGGAGTAAAGAATTTTATCCAAACTTTGATATGACATATGCATTAGAACTTTCTAAAAAGTTTGAATTAAATATAAATAAAAGGATTAGGGAATTATCAACTGGGTACGCTTCTATTTGCAAAATTATAAATACAATGGCATCAGGCGCAGAAATCTTAATGTTCGATGAGCCAGTTCTGGGATTAGATGCTAATCACAGAGAACTGTTTTATAAAGAACTTATGGAAGGTTATATAGAGAAGCCTAAAACTATTATATTATCTACTCATATTATAGAAGAAGTATCACATTTATTAGAAAGGATAGTTATTATTAAGGATTGGAAAATAATTAATGATGAAAATGTTGAAGAATTACTAACTAAATGCTATAGCGTATCTGGATTAAATAAGAATATAGATGAGTATATTAAAGATAAAAATTGTTTAAGTGTAGATAAAATGGCATCTTATAAGTCAGCAGTTATAATGGGGAATAATGATGGGATAGAAAAGGAAGAAATAAAAAAATTAGGTCTAGAAGTTTCAAAGGTTGAACTCCAAAAACTATTTATAGATTTGACGAATAAGGGGGAAATAAAATAA